In Coraliomargarita sinensis, the genomic stretch AACTGATGATCTCGGCTAAAGCTGCAAGCGAATGCGGGTGCCCTCGCCGGGAGCGGTTTTCAATTCAAGGTTCGATTTCAAGCGCCGGGCTCTCATTTCCAAATGCTTCAAGGGCAATCGATCATCGGGGATACCGAGACCATTATCCTCGACGATCACGCACAGTCGACCGGACTTGGATAAGAGCGACAGGCGCGCATGAGTAGCCTCGGAATATTTGCTGCAATTGTTGAGTGCTTCCTTGATAAAGAGCATGAGGTCCCACTGGCGGGACAAGTTCATTTGGTTGAAACGTTTGGTTTCTTGAAAATCGAATTCCAGATCGATTTCGCCCATGATCAGGAGCGCACTCTCCCGGAGCTGTTCGACCCAGCTGTGGCCGCTCTCCTCTTGTTCCAGGAACTGCACGATTTGCCGGGCGTCCTGAGCGCTTTGGCGAGCGGTTCGAATCGCACCCTTGTAGAGCCGGGCCTGCTTTTGGCTCATTTCCTCCTGGGAGTGTTGTAAAAGTTCCAGGGTATGGGCGACACTCATCATGTTGGCCCCGAGGTGATCGTGGATGTCGCAGGCGATCTTTTCTCGAATGTTCGTCCAGCGACGCTGCAGCATCAGATAGATCAGCCAAAACACGAGCAGGAGCAAAACGATCAAACCGATAGCGGCGATGGTTAGATAAATGGCCTGTGCTCTTTCCACTTCATGAGCGACGAGGAGGTCCTGTCGCAAACTGGATAGATTGCGCTCGACCTGTGCCCGCCGGCTGAAGTCCTCCACCCACCGTCGCAATGGAAGTATCTTACCCTCCGCCGTGACGCCGTCGGTCAGGGCTTCCATGGCATAACTGTCGGGGGGAAGGCCTTGAAGCTCGGGGATAATACCTTCTGAGATCAATCGACCTGCGGAGAACAGCTCGATCTCATCAATCGCCAGTTCGGTGATGCCGATCCGGTAGTCGGGCACGATATTATCCATGGCGATACGAAGGTAGCGTGCCCGGGTCGGCTGGACCCGCAGCATTAAGGGATTGGAACCGGTTCTCGGATAAATCTCTGCCTTATCCAGCAAAGTGATGGCCTCATCGAATCCGGGCTCCCTCGCAGCAGTGATCTCCAAGCCTCTGGGAAATCCGATCCCGCTGGAGGACGTATAGTTGAACTGAATGGTGTGGGCGAGCGGCCAGAGCCTGAGCTCGTCGATGGTATGTTCACGCCCGAGGTCGAACTCCATGACCGCCCGGTCAATGTTTCTGATGCGGAGTGGCACACGGTTGGGGTCCTGTGGATCGCGGTCGACATTTGAGTGCAGGGAGAATCCATCGGTAAGCGCGCGGGCGGTCCAAATGTAGGAATACGGCGCTCCGGAATTGGTGCCCACTGTCTGGTTGAGCGCGACGTTGTTCGGCCCGGCAAAGGCCATAAGCTCGGCCAATGCGGCTCGATATTTTCCGGTCAACCAGGTCCTGTTCCCGCGAAGCTCGTAGATTCTCAGCCTCAGCCCCGTGGCTGCTTTGACATCTTTGATCGAGAAAAGCTGAGGTTCGATTCCTTCGATCGGATAGTCTTCCTCGCTGTAGTCGACAACGATCTCGTATTCATGATCCGCAGTGATACGCTCAATCGTGAATCGCTTCGGGAAGCAAAAGGGGCGTAACTGCTCTCCGTCTTCCGTGTAAACCGCTGGCATCAGCGCGATGAGATCGACGGAAAAAGCGCTCCCGAAATGCATCTCGATACGAATATCCGTTTTCGGCTGTTCATAGGCCTGAGAGCGATAGCCGAGCGTCCACGGAGTCAGGTTCAGACTTTCCTTCGGAAGCCGGGCGAGTTCGGCCTCCAGGGATTGGATCTGCTCCTCAATCTTTTCCGAGTCCTGCGCCGTTTCTCCGTGTAAGCCGCTCGAAACGCTGCTTACCGCGAGGGCCAGGAAGCAGATTCCGGTGATGCAACTGACGATGCGGCTTCGTAAGAGGAGCATGTCCTTAGATTGCTTTCCGCTGACGAAACCGACAAGCGAACTTTTCGTTACGCTTGAAACGCAACAGGTGGAAGCTATCCACCCTAAACGGCTAAGGGGGTTCAGGCGATCCCGTATTGCT encodes the following:
- a CDS encoding sensor histidine kinase, which translates into the protein MLLLRSRIVSCITGICFLALAVSSVSSGLHGETAQDSEKIEEQIQSLEAELARLPKESLNLTPWTLGYRSQAYEQPKTDIRIEMHFGSAFSVDLIALMPAVYTEDGEQLRPFCFPKRFTIERITADHEYEIVVDYSEEDYPIEGIEPQLFSIKDVKAATGLRLRIYELRGNRTWLTGKYRAALAELMAFAGPNNVALNQTVGTNSGAPYSYIWTARALTDGFSLHSNVDRDPQDPNRVPLRIRNIDRAVMEFDLGREHTIDELRLWPLAHTIQFNYTSSSGIGFPRGLEITAAREPGFDEAITLLDKAEIYPRTGSNPLMLRVQPTRARYLRIAMDNIVPDYRIGITELAIDEIELFSAGRLISEGIIPELQGLPPDSYAMEALTDGVTAEGKILPLRRWVEDFSRRAQVERNLSSLRQDLLVAHEVERAQAIYLTIAAIGLIVLLLLVFWLIYLMLQRRWTNIREKIACDIHDHLGANMMSVAHTLELLQHSQEEMSQKQARLYKGAIRTARQSAQDARQIVQFLEQEESGHSWVEQLRESALLIMGEIDLEFDFQETKRFNQMNLSRQWDLMLFIKEALNNCSKYSEATHARLSLLSKSGRLCVIVEDNGLGIPDDRLPLKHLEMRARRLKSNLELKTAPGEGTRIRLQL